One genomic window of Hyalangium gracile includes the following:
- a CDS encoding M20/M25/M40 family metallo-hydrolase — MKRCLLPFLALISCATPSTTGPASESAPAGDAAGLKGTLLPEEVRLADLRQLSSGGETAEAYWSFDGKQLSFQARYEGMGCDRIYRTTVDPATPSPAVLPVSSGKGATTCAHFLPGDQEIIYASTHLGGEACPPRPDHSKGYVWALYDSYDIFKVNADGSGLTRLTDAPGYDAEGTVCGKDGSILFTSVRDGDIELYRMDRDGKNVRRLTQSPGYDGGAFFNADCSKIVWRASRPKPGKELEDYQGLLKEGLVRPTKLELFVANADGTEARQITWLNAASFAPFFHPNGKRILFSSNHGDPKGREFDIWAVNIDGSNLERITYAKGFDGFPMFSPDGKWLAFSSNRATAEGKTDTNLFVARWVEDAKPAAPASESAADRIQKDVTFLAAPEQEGRGIGTPGLETAGKHIEARFQGLGLKPAGDGGSFRQAFPVTTAVKVGPKTQVKLGGTVVPADAYTVLGFSAQSAAQGPLALAGYGIVEPSLKVDDYAKLNVKGKIVVVRRFVPDSPTFSETDKQRRYGDLRHKAWTARERGAKAVIFVDWPEAPNPPVQGWQMPPEAALPTLAPEGVGDAGIPVIMVKRAALEPLMGQLTAGKRVDASVEVQLDFEKSDAFNVAGLLEAGQGKLPGTLVIGAHYDHLGYGGRYSLTPDKHVPHVGADDNASGVAGLLEIARTLAANRAQLQRDVLFLAFSGEETGVLGSTHFTRLRGDGGMKEIAAMLNLDMVGRLRSSGLAVLGAESATEWAPIVAAACEKARVQCTTSGDGYGPSDHSPFYAAGVPVLHFFTGAHSDYHKASDTAETINAAGTAQVASIVSAVAMGLDGKTTLTYRKVPSPTPRGDMRSFNASLGTVPDYAGPPNGLKGMLLAGVRAGGAAEKAGMQRGDVIVRLGKHPIGSVEDLMFVLNSSKPGETVSAVVVREGKEVQLEVTFQESKRPR, encoded by the coding sequence ATGAAGCGCTGCCTGCTGCCCTTCCTTGCCCTGATTTCGTGTGCCACCCCGTCCACCACCGGCCCCGCGTCGGAGTCCGCCCCTGCGGGGGACGCTGCCGGGCTGAAGGGGACCCTGCTGCCCGAGGAGGTCCGGCTGGCCGATCTGCGCCAGCTCAGCTCCGGCGGAGAGACCGCCGAGGCCTACTGGTCCTTCGACGGCAAGCAGCTCTCCTTCCAGGCCCGGTACGAGGGCATGGGGTGCGACCGCATCTACCGCACGACGGTGGACCCTGCGACCCCGTCCCCGGCCGTGCTCCCCGTGTCGAGCGGCAAGGGCGCCACCACGTGCGCCCACTTCCTGCCCGGGGACCAGGAGATCATCTACGCCTCCACCCACCTGGGCGGAGAGGCGTGCCCGCCGCGGCCCGATCACTCGAAGGGCTACGTGTGGGCCCTCTATGACAGCTACGACATCTTCAAGGTGAACGCCGATGGCAGCGGGCTGACGCGGCTGACGGACGCGCCGGGCTACGACGCCGAGGGCACCGTCTGTGGCAAGGACGGCTCCATCCTCTTCACCTCGGTGCGGGACGGCGACATCGAGCTGTACCGCATGGACAGGGATGGCAAGAACGTGCGCCGGTTGACGCAGTCGCCCGGGTACGACGGTGGCGCCTTCTTCAACGCCGACTGCTCGAAGATCGTCTGGCGCGCCTCGCGGCCCAAGCCCGGCAAGGAGCTCGAGGACTACCAAGGCCTGCTCAAGGAAGGGCTGGTGCGGCCCACGAAGCTGGAGCTGTTCGTGGCCAACGCGGACGGCACGGAGGCCCGGCAGATCACCTGGCTCAACGCGGCCTCGTTCGCCCCGTTCTTCCACCCCAACGGCAAGCGCATTCTCTTCTCGTCCAACCACGGCGACCCCAAGGGCCGTGAGTTCGACATCTGGGCGGTGAACATCGACGGCTCCAACCTGGAGCGCATCACCTACGCCAAGGGCTTCGACGGCTTCCCCATGTTCTCGCCCGACGGCAAGTGGCTCGCGTTCTCGAGCAACCGCGCCACGGCCGAGGGGAAGACCGACACCAACCTCTTCGTCGCGCGCTGGGTGGAGGACGCGAAGCCGGCCGCTCCCGCCTCCGAGTCCGCCGCGGATCGGATCCAGAAGGACGTGACGTTCCTCGCCGCGCCCGAGCAGGAAGGCCGCGGCATCGGCACCCCGGGCCTCGAGACTGCGGGCAAGCACATCGAGGCCCGCTTCCAGGGGCTCGGCCTGAAGCCCGCGGGGGACGGCGGCTCGTTCCGCCAGGCGTTCCCGGTGACCACGGCGGTGAAGGTCGGCCCGAAGACCCAGGTGAAGCTCGGCGGGACGGTGGTGCCCGCGGATGCGTACACGGTGCTCGGGTTCTCCGCGCAGTCCGCGGCCCAGGGCCCGCTGGCGCTCGCCGGCTACGGCATCGTCGAGCCGTCCCTCAAGGTGGACGACTACGCGAAGCTGAACGTGAAGGGGAAGATCGTGGTGGTGCGGCGCTTCGTGCCGGACTCGCCGACTTTCTCCGAGACGGACAAGCAGCGCCGCTACGGAGACCTGCGCCACAAGGCCTGGACGGCCCGCGAGCGCGGCGCGAAGGCGGTCATCTTCGTCGACTGGCCCGAGGCGCCCAACCCGCCGGTGCAGGGCTGGCAGATGCCTCCCGAGGCGGCGCTGCCCACGCTCGCTCCCGAGGGCGTGGGGGACGCCGGCATCCCGGTGATCATGGTGAAGCGCGCGGCCCTGGAGCCGCTGATGGGCCAGCTCACCGCGGGCAAGCGCGTCGACGCGAGCGTCGAGGTGCAGCTCGACTTCGAGAAGAGCGACGCGTTCAACGTCGCCGGCCTGCTCGAGGCGGGGCAGGGGAAGCTGCCGGGCACCCTCGTCATCGGCGCCCACTACGATCACCTGGGCTACGGCGGGCGCTACTCGCTCACGCCGGACAAGCACGTGCCCCACGTCGGCGCGGATGACAATGCCTCCGGTGTCGCCGGGCTGCTCGAGATCGCCCGCACCCTGGCCGCGAACCGCGCGCAGCTCCAGCGTGACGTGCTCTTCCTGGCCTTCTCCGGCGAGGAGACGGGAGTGCTCGGGTCGACGCACTTCACGCGCCTGCGCGGGGATGGGGGCATGAAGGAGATCGCCGCCATGCTGAACCTGGACATGGTCGGCCGGCTGAGGTCGAGCGGCCTGGCGGTGCTCGGCGCCGAGTCGGCCACCGAGTGGGCGCCCATCGTTGCCGCCGCCTGCGAGAAGGCCCGCGTCCAGTGCACCACCAGCGGCGACGGCTACGGCCCGAGCGACCACTCGCCGTTCTACGCCGCGGGCGTGCCCGTGCTGCACTTCTTCACCGGCGCGCACTCGGACTACCACAAGGCCTCGGACACGGCGGAGACCATCAACGCCGCCGGCACCGCGCAGGTGGCCAGCATCGTCTCGGCCGTCGCCATGGGGCTCGACGGGAAGACGACGCTCACCTACCGCAAGGTGCCCTCGCCCACGCCGCGCGGCGACATGCGCAGCTTCAACGCCTCGCTCGGCACCGTGCCGGACTACGCGGGCCCGCCCAACGGGCTGAAGGGGATGTTGCTGGCGGGCGTGCGCGCCGGGGGCGCCGCGGAGAAGGCCGGCATGCAGCGCGGGGATGTCATCGTGCGGCTCGGCAAGCACCCGATCGGCAGCGTCGAGGACCTCATGTTCGTGCTCAACAGCTCGAAGCCCGGTGAGACGGTGTCCGCCGTGGTGGTTCGGGAGGGCAAGGAGGTCCAGCTCGAGGTGACCTTCCAGGAGAGCAAGCGGCCCCGGTGA